The following is a genomic window from Elaeis guineensis isolate ETL-2024a chromosome 10, EG11, whole genome shotgun sequence.
GATTTtcaggaaaggaagagagggagatgggggtccggtctcggggatgggacgccgcaaccaGCGGCGTCGGTGgctgaaaaagagaagaaaggatccggccgaaacagagcaaaacagggatttatcttgttcatggattttccgacgatcctgacggccggcgaggagtttaaaaacatgggaagaaaggaaagagggagaggaagaaagattgaacccttacctgaactccggtggcctctttGACCTTCAATTTTCGacgaacacgagaagaggctgccgcggcttctacagagaaaaggagaggaatcggactcgaagatcaccggtggagggtcttgagagagggagaggtttATGTATAGGGGTCCCTAGGGCTCGGATGATCCTAGGACTCCCCTTCCATCCGGGATTcaccagagaagaagactcccttcgggagtctccttccgctctgtttttttttttttttgtttgggttttgggcttgattcTGGGCCAGGATGttacattattagcgatggaaatatttttttcgatccctaataatgattattagcgatgaaaaattttgtttcatcgcaaaataattttttataaaatttgtttgattaaattttttagacaaaaaaatttttagagagaatttttttttgacaagaattactaaagataaaaaatattttgcatcattAATAACACTTATtagagataaaaaattatttttcattgcaaattaatttttttatgaaatttttttgattaaattttttcagacgaaaatatttttagagaaaaaaaattgatagaaatTATTAACGATAGATATTCtatttccattgctaataatagTTTTTAGCAAATGAAATCATCTCGCGTCACTAAAAGTTCAATAAAAATCCGATTAGACCACAAACCCCCCTTTCGAAAATCACCTACCTCTCTTGGTTCCTGTGAAACCCCCTCCTCTCTACCTCTCTTGGTTCTCGCAAAACCCCCTCTTCTCAGAAATCACCTGCCTCTCTTGGTTCTCGCTGTTGGAAATCACCTTGTGTCGCTAAAAGTTCAATAAAAATCTGATTAGACCATGAAACCCCTTCTCGAAAATCACCTGCCTCTCTTGGTTCCCGCGAAACCCCCTCCTCTCTACCTCTCTTGGTTCCCGCGAAACCTCCTCTTCTCGAAAATCACCTGTCTCTCTTGGTTCTCACTACTGCCACTACTGTTGCCGTTGCTGCCGCCATCGACTTTCAAAGGTAAACGTCCTTTTTTTTGGCTCCACAAGGAAGGGAGGAGCGAGGGGGTGGGGGGGATGCTCGagcagagaggaaggagaggaaggcggTGGGGGATGTTTGGCAAAGGTGGGGCAGGGGTGGGGGGCGGTGGTGATGGGCACGGACCCACAAGATGGGGTGAAGGGGTGCCGTAGGGGGTGGGGGGGCACGAGCAAAGCGGGCCTGGCACCCTGCGCGGTGGGGTGGGGTGGAGGGGCGCCGGGGGGGTGGGCGGTGGTGGTGATGGGCCGGGGGGGGTCAGTGCTGGTGGCCAGGGGGTGAAGGATGGGGGGTTTTGTGTTCCCATGGACGGCTGTCGGGGCCCGAGGGGAGGAGACGGGGGTCTGATCGTGTGGAGGCGGGCCGAAGGACCAAGGGCCAGTGCAAGAGGTGGCACGGGGGCCAGGGACGGTGCCAAAGATGCGACGGTCGGCGAGCCAAGGGCGGACGGTTGGGGGGCTTGGGGCGGAGCGGTCGGGGTTTGGGTAGGGGTTGTGGCGTGTGAGGAaaggggaagaaagagaaaaaataaaaaaaaattattttttaaaaattaataatttattgataataataataataaaaataataataagtattaaaaaataataatgataaataaaataaaataaaatatttaaaaatatataaaaataaattattttttgtaataaaaataattagatttttaaaataatgataaaatattatttttaaaaaaataattttgaaaaatgtgAAGGGGGCACTGACAGGAGGGGTCGGCCCATGGGCTGAATGGGCTGGGCTAGCCCGGGGGTTAAATGCACCAAATGGGCGGGCTCATGGGGCCTGGCCCATTTTTAAGGCCAAATGGGCACCGCGGGGGGTGGAAGGAGACCGTTTAACAGGTTTTGAATTTTGGGTATCAATCCAAATTCTGAACTCAATTAGCTTCATTGGGTTATATGGCACTTTTTTGCATTTTAGACTCTATAGATTGTAATATTTGATCTCAATcctcaattatttataatttaatccctGTTAtgaaatttattgcataaaattttctGTATTACTGTTTGGTCTCAGTTGTTtaatgcacattgcttttgcttgttataatttaaatattttgtgtGCTGTTTTGTGTACTTTTGCTTATTACGATTTAATATAAGAAATATCCATATTTTAAAGGATACTCTACTGAAATTTTTGTAGAAAAATTTCAATATAGAGTTatccttttttgataaattagcaatgaaaaatttcaatacatagttatcTATATTAGtgacagaaattttttttcatcgtaaaatatttttttatgaaatttttttatttaaatttttttagacagaaaaattttagagagaaaaaaattttttttgactaaaattattagcgacagaaaatAACTGATAGGTAATGCCAAGACTTGATTCATATGATCTAACATCATTCTAAGGCAATTATTTTTAATTGTGAACTCGCTCGCCatctttcatctattttattatattttattatgattatgatttaatattttaattaggattagcCGAATCCTCTAGTGAATTTTCAATGCATATAAACTGTTGTTattaaagaatttatattttataattatatgttaatttaactaattaattagatgtttatttttataaaatttgtattgcatagaatcatagacccatcttttgattaatgtatacaTTCTATGgcatccgtatatttatatattttattatagatggaagaattatgtatattgatcaattgattatccagtttggacagtttgagaattgtaATTAATTctattatagtaatcaaatggcATGTTaagagtttgaaagaaatttcagatggtatttttctttagttcttctcacacATCTTCAGCCATATagagagaactaaaaaaaatattatcaaaatttttatcgaCCCTGATTACATATCATTTAATTACGGTAATTAacgtatagaattaatataatttttaaataggaTAGGACCTAATTTTACCTATTAGTTggtgataggatgcatttattatataagtcactttaaatgataaaataattagatagCAATTGCtttgtatttatatttattatgtaagtcattttaaatgatCCAGGTCGAGATTCGATCCGAAATCTGATCTGGATCTAGGTCGGGATCCGATCCAAGATCTGGATTGGGATTCGGTCAGGGATCTAGTTCGAATGAATGTCAGGGATATTTTCTTCATTGTTAATAGTTTTCtttattgttagatggatatcaacaaaagttggatgcatGCCAggatatttttttgcttgaatatcgaaaaggtattcaaaattttattgagtttgtatGGCATAAGGCTAACAGTGCCAGTAGGATAAAGTTTTCAGATCATTCTTTACAGGTAGTAAGGTGAGGACGAGGTTTGttgaagaacctcgtcctagagtattggagatgcgagcatgaGAGACAGCATCTTCATATCAAGTTTCCTCCCAGCTTCACcatgcccattaggggatggtgcgtgCCATGACATGTTgagttgggcatcatatgccgtagctatgcctctatgatgctcttcgattgacgTCACATTAcaccagctcagagagagatcttctatagccacttatagataaaataatatttagtgaaatatttaattagcactatattcttataatatttgttattggcgggctatatttgatattattcattTCGAGCACGATTATGTGCAACGAGCTGTGGATGATCATTATGCTCGCATTTTAAGAATTACCGGCATCGCATTCATCGCCACTGATACACTACAGTGCAGGACCAGGGGGTGCAGGCAGCGCGGCAGCGGATAAATGACAGCATCAGTATCGAGGACTGGGCTATCATATGCCACAGGTATGAGGACCTGGCATATCAGATTAagcattcaaaattttttttaagtttaataattgaaatattaaatttttaaatttaattaattacttattaatttgattattaacTGTACGAGATCGATGTGTTCGAAATATCATGGATCGAGTGACACAAACTATCTCGTACTATGGAGGTTCAAGGCCATTCACTCATCGTATAGAACAGATAGTAAGTAATTTCTATTTAGTATATCGAACGGGAGCCAACCACCATAGACAGTGCATGCAGAATTATACCGCTCGTGATGCATAAAGTATTTCTCAAAATAAACAGAGTTTAGTCTGACTTATGATTAGCTTTAGTGTGGTGCACAAGGATCAGCGGAAAGCCACCTTGGATGGCCCCACAATAGAAATCGAGGCTCCAGATTAACTAAAAACAATAAGAACCTCTACTTTTTAATCATCCATCCATCTCTTCGGTCCTCCCAATTCATCCCTGCTGTTCAAAAATATCCGTTTGAATGCCAAAGATGGGAGCCAGATGAGGATTGAATGTACTCCCCAGCCATCCATATTTGAGAAAAAGGGACGCCGAAAGGTGTCTCACCCAATGATAATTTTCTTTTTgcctccataatttttttttattttttaatatgacAAAAACAAAACTTAGATACTCCATATTGAAAACCTTTAATATGccaaaataaatgaataaaaatgatatatataaaattagctaTGACATATCAAGATCACAtatgaatcatatttaaatactAAACAAAATGACTAGAAAGTGGCTCTGACACCATAATGTGGGAAAATATctcaagtaaaataattttattcagtaAAAATATCAGTGATATATATCTCTAGTCATTATTATTTATGTATTTGAATGgagtttattcataaaaaaatttatgaaagaaCGAGTCTTTTAATCTATACCTTCGGACAAACTATTCGTCCATGAACGTCATAGGGTTTTTAACAGGCTAGCTAGACTAGGGATctttatcaaataattaaaatgTCGATGATTTTCTTCCCTCAAAAAACCTATCTTAGCATAACTAGGTATAGTGGATGGTTATGTATAATAAAAAGTTATCTAACAATCAAGCCGTCTTTGTGAGCCACATATAAAATTGTGTCTAACACTTTTTTCAATGATTGTGATTTTATTAGTTTAATTGTAAGAACATTATTATtgacaaattatttctttattctGCTAAATATTGCATGAATATCCTTTACTATATAACAATATAAATTATGTACAGATAAACCAGAGTATATAATTGTTCATGATAGAAATAACCATTCAACGATCAAATGCAGCTTTCCTGCATAAATTGCATGATTCATACACGTCTGTCCCTTTAGCAACCCATAAATAATGAAACTGATAAACagataattaaaattttctgatcatTCAAAAAGCAATTCACAATGCAATTATAAGGCACGCTACGGAAGTATTGTATTTCTCACGTCAGCTTTTCTGTGCAAAAATCCTCCACGTGTATAAAAAACTCATAGTACATCATAGAAAGGACCAGTAATTCTTTGCACATCACATCGTCTCATTTGATTGAACCACataatcatcattttttaatacgtatttaatttttataattttatttttttatttaaaattttaaatgacgaaaatatttttctttttttaaaaaaattataacattctatgTCCATATTACTTCACCCTGCGGCCAATTATGAGTTTCTATTCATAATTTGACTACAGAATGTCATAAGGAATgaaaagatattttcgtcatttaaaaatttcataaatttttaatgataaaaaaaatttttttttataatttttgaaaaaaaaaaataagttgatcgcaggatgtcataaaatagccatacgatgtcataattttttcagaataagaaggatatttttattattcaaaattttaaataaaaaaatagaattatagatattaaatatgctattaaatgtgtattgaaaaatgatagttatatattttaaaatgatTATATGGCGCACTCCACTTCATTTTTATTGCACGCATAcggtgcacaaagactttttctaaaaagaagacTAACCACGAGCGCTAAAAGAGCAGGGAGTGGAAAATGGGCCGAGACTTGAGAGTCCAATGGATAAGAATCCAATATCGACCacaaatttttctttttgtttttctgtAAAAGTAAAATAAAATGCATTAGTCAAGCTATATTCCACGAATAAGGATGTGCCAGAGCTAGACCTCGCAAGCCCCATAAGGGCCACTATGATCATGAAGAGCAGAGATTCCCCTCTCAAAAGAAAACAAAGCAGACAATCCTATGGAGTTCTTGCTTGCTCTCTTCGCTTACTTATGTATCTTCTTAATCCCAATAGCTATACTTTTGTATGTCAAGGCCACCCGACTGAGCTTGAGGCTACCTCCTGGTCCGATAAGATTCCCATTCATCGGCAATCTTCATCAGTTGGGCGAGCTTCCCCACCGCTCCCTTCGGCTCCTCTCGGAGAAGTATGGCCCCCTGATGAGCCTAAAGCTTGGCTGCATACCAACCATCATCATATCCTCCTCGGAAATGGCCTCTGAGATCTTGAAGACCCATGATCTTGTCTTTTGCACTAGGCCTCCCCTCGTCGCCTTCAAAAGATACTCCTATGGTGGATTGGATATAGCCTTGTCACCCTACAACGAACAGTGGAGGCAACTAAGGAAGATTAGCTTGTTAGAAGTTTTTAGTGCAAAGAGGGTGCGGGCCTTTCAGTCCGTAAGGGAGGAAGAAGTGAACGCATTAGTGCAAACTATAGTGAGGCAATCCTCGAGCGGTCCTGTGAATCTTAGCGAGATGTTTTTTTGCCTCTTTAGCAACATCATCACCCGACAAGTCTTCGGTAGGAGGATTTCGGGTGATGGAGAATACACGAGCAGCAAATACTATGGTCTCCTGAGGGAGATATTTTCTTTACTAGGTGGGTTTATTTTAGGAGACTTCTTTCCCATGATGGAGTGGTTGGACGTGCTCACCGGCACACGAGCAAGGCTCGAGAGGAGCTTCCATGCCATGGACGAACTTCTCGAAGAGGAGATTGAGAAGCACGTGCAAGGTGGAGGAAATTGTGATGACTTCATGAGCATTCTCCTTGGGCTTCAAAATGATCCAACCCGAGAATTCCCATTGACTAGGGATCATATCAAAGCTGTTGTCTTGGTTAGTAACTTTTCCTTCTTCCTTTATTTTTTAGACCATAAAGAATGCAATCTGTGCATCGCAGAGGCTCTATGCACCAAGTCACTAGTCCAACTTATTTTGCCCTACCATAGCGGGTTGCAAGATGCGTCACAACCACTGATTTACGAGATGAGTGATGTGTTGCTCATTCAAACATgcatcaattatttatttatttatttatttaatataaaaaaaaagattaatataCGTCAGTAcaataaccatcaaaatttattttcgaagaaaaagaatataaaaagaaGATGAACCCCCAAACCAACAAcactgaaattcaaatttcaaatttaaatttcaaattctccTTTACCAACCCATCAATCAACCCGCCAAAATCCCTAACCATtcagaatttgaaatttgaaatacaaaaaaaaaaaaatctcaacaagCCGCTATCGAAAGACGCAACGCCGACCGTCGGAGAGGATCATCAACTGTCGGAGACCGTAATGGTGAAAGGAGCAGAACACCAAGAGGAGAGAAGATTGACCACCATATCAGAGACAAAGAGAAACATTGGGAGGAGAATATCGTCAACCATCGAAGGAAGGGAGGCCTGACCTTTCGTCGTCCGACGTCCGCCGGAGGGGAAGATCTGTCGCCCGCCAGTGAAGATCTGATAGCAACACCAGGAGAGAGTTTGGCAATCTAGGGAAATGATGCAAAACATGCATCGATTTAAATGATGCAAAACATGCACGGCAGAGGATCCCGATCCACTTTCCTTGTATGGAAGATTGATTCTGAAAGCAGGATGAGGGGATAGAAATTCAACTCAGTGAAAGGATCCAATAATTGCTaatagattttttgattgatggcATGGAAaatataaagttttttttttgtacaaattaaaaaaattttctataagcGCATAAATGAACTACCAACACTGCACCAAGTAGTTGATAATCATGCATAAATGATTTGTAATACTCTGAATGCAAATACTTTACCATACAATACATCTGCATTCTTCCTTGTGCATTTTCCAACAAGTATATTTGTATTCAAAAATCATGTTAGATTGATTTcctaaaaaaatgccaaaaatgTATGTTATACTGATTAGACTATCACTTCCATACCTGGCAGGATATGTTCGCTGCTGGATCAGATCCCTCTGTGATTACCTTGGACTGGGGAATGACTGAGctaatgaggaacccgaggattATGAAGAATGCCCAAGATGAAGTTAGAGGATTTCTTGGAAACAAAGGAAAGGTGGAGGAGAGTGACGTTCAACAACTTCATTATCTCAAGCTCGTAGTAAAAGAAGTTCTTCGGTTGTACCCTCCAGGTCCATTGCTAATCCCTCGAGAATGCATGCAAGATTGCAAGATAAATGGATATGATATTCCTAAGAAGACAAGGGCATATATAAATGCCT
Proteins encoded in this region:
- the LOC140852125 gene encoding cytochrome P450 71A1-like, yielding MEFLLALFAYLCIFLIPIAILLYVKATRLSLRLPPGPIRFPFIGNLHQLGELPHRSLRLLSEKYGPLMSLKLGCIPTIIISSSEMASEILKTHDLVFCTRPPLVAFKRYSYGGLDIALSPYNEQWRQLRKISLLEVFSAKRVRAFQSVREEEVNALVQTIVRQSSSGPVNLSEMFFCLFSNIITRQVFGRRISGDGEYTSSKYYGLLREIFSLLGGFILGDFFPMMEWLDVLTGTRARLERSFHAMDELLEEEIEKHVQGGGNCDDFMSILLGLQNDPTREFPLTRDHIKAVVLDMFAAGSDPSVITLDWGMTELMRNPRIMKNAQDEVRGFLGNKGKVEESDVQQLHYLKLVVKEVLRLYPPGPLLIPRECMQDCKINGYDIPKKTRAYINAWAINRDSRYWQDAEVFMPERFKDNDIDYKGQHFQFLSFGSGRRICPGMSMGVLAVELALANLLYWFNWSLPAGMSKEDIDMEEQFGLGMHRKSPLVLVATPISLLPKLPL